The nucleotide window TGGTCAATTACTCCAAGAACGGAACTCCCTATTGGGTCTCGATCGACGTTCAGCCGGTCCATGACAGTGCAGGGACCGTAGTCCGGTTCATCGCCATCGAGCGGGACATTACCGAAACCAAGGAGAGGGAAGAGGAACTCAGGCAGGCACGCAGGCAGGCCGAGATCGTCCAGCGCCAGCTGACCGAAGCCCTCGATAGCTTGCCCGACGCCTTCGTTATTTTCGATGCGGACGACCGGATTTCACTCTTCAACGCCCGCTACAAGGAACTGTACGCTGCCTCGGCACCGATGATTGAGACAGGTAACAGATTTGAGGACGTTCTCCGGTTTGGGCTGGAAAACGGGCAATACCCAGATGCGGTAGGGCGTGAGGATGAATGGCTCGCGGAGCGGCTGGCAGCCCACAACAACCCGTCGGAGCCTGTGGAGCAAAGACTGGAAGATGGGCGCTGGCTTCGCATCGTCGAGCGCCGGACCCCCAATGGCGGTTGCGTTGGCTTCCGTGTCGATATCACCGAGTTGAAGGAGAAGCAGCAGGCGCTGGATGATTCAAGGCTGCAGGCGGAAGTCGCCAACGAGACAAAATCCCGGTTTCTTGCCACCATGAGTCACGAGATCCGGACGCCGCTGAACGGGGTAATCGGCGCCTTGAGTCTGCTATCCGAGGCGACCCTAGACAAGCAGAACCAGCAGTTCGTCGCCACCGGACGGCGCGCTGCCGAAAGCCTGCTCAGCCTGATCAATGACATCCTGGATTTCTCCAAGATGGAGGCGGAGAGGCTGGAACTGGACCCGGTTCCCATTGATCTGACGCGGATTGTCGGGGATGTGCTCGCTGTTCTCCGTCCCAAGGCTGAGGAAAAAGGGCTGGCCCTGGCTGAGGAGTTCGATCCGGATCTACCGACCGCAGTGATCGCCGATCCGGATCGCCTGAAGCAGATTCTCTTCAACCTAGCCGGCAACGCAGTAAAATTTACAGATAAAGGCAGTGTCACTGTTCGCTGCCGAAAAATAGCCATTGCGGAGCCATCCGTCGTTCTGAGGTTTGAGATTTTGGATACCGGTAAAGGCGTTCCGGAAAGCGAGCAGAAGAACCTGTTTGACGAATTCTGGTCGACCGGGCGTGATGGCGGCACCGGCCTCGGTCTGGCAATATGCCGGCGCCTGGTCGACATCATGGACGGCGATATCGGTGTTGAAAGCACGTCCGGCGGCGGTAGTCTGTTCTGGGTCGAATTGCCGCTGAAACAGGCCTCCGCAGAGGCTGTGCAGGCACGGCAATGGCCACTGGTTCGTGGCAACGAGCGACCGGAAGATATCGGAATCCTCTCGGGTAACGTGCTTCTTGCCGAAGATAATCCTGCAAATCAGCTCATTCTGAAAGCCATGGTCGAGCGTTATGGCCTGAACGTGGAAACCGTCGGCGATGGACACGAAGCAGTCGAAGCTGTGCGTGTGCGCGACTATGATCTGGTCCTTATGGACGTGAACATGCCTCGTATGACCGGGACCGAAGCAGTCAAGGCTATCCGGAGCATGGCGGGCGGGAAGGCCGGTGTTCCAGTCGTTGCGGTCACGGCACATGTGATGTCGGGTGATAGGGAAACTCTCATTTCAGAAGACTTCGACGACTATCTCGGCAAACCGGTGCATTGGTCGGAGCTTGGACAATGCCTTGCTTACTGGCTGTCTCCCGAAAACCTTGGAGGCCGCGCGGCGGCTCTTGCAGCGCCGGGCGGCATCGAAGATCAGGAAGAGGCAGAATTAGCGGAGGAAAGGGATTCACAAGTGGACGGGCGCGCCGCGGCCACCGTGCCGGTGTCAGCTTATGACGCAAGTACGGTTGATGAACTCGTGCGTAATACCAGCCCGGAGATCGCTATTGAAATCATGGACCTTCTTGCGGGCGAACTGCACAAGAGCGAGGCAGAGTTACGTGGGTTGCTCGCGGAAGAGAAATGGACCGACGTTGGCCGGCTGGCACACCGGATCAAGGGCAGTGTCGCCAATCTTGGTTTGAAGGGAGTGACAAATCTTTGCCTCCACATGGAGATAGCTGCCGCATCCGGCCGCGTTGAGGAGCTCCCGGTACTCTGCGAAACCTATCTTGCTTCGATTGAAGGCGCATGCGACCGCCTTCGTTTGTTCCAGGAAGAACTTGTCAAAGCATAGATATTCGTCGGTGGGGCTTGCTCTCATTGCCAACAGAATGTGCAATAGATATATTTCCCATAATATACATTATGAAACTTTTCTTGTGAGCCCGGGCGCTCTAGCCGAGCGCTGAGATTGAGTTACATGATTTCCCGTAACAGCGCGGGCACCTCACCGACATTCTTCAGGCGCCTGAACTGTTTTGCTTTGGCTGGCTCGTCCGCATGCTCCAGCGCCCAAGTAAGGTCATGCGGGATATGCACCCCCCAGCTTCCGGCCGCGATTGCGGGAACAATGTCCGACTTCAATGAGTTACCGACCATCATTGCGTTCTCCGGGCTTTGACCGGCCTCTGAGAAAATCCGGCTGTAGGTATCGGCCGTCTTGTCGCTGACGATCTCAATCGCATCGAACAGTTCCCCCAGCCCCGACGCCGCCAGTTTCCGCTCCTGATCAAACAGGTCGCCTTTGGTGATCAGCACCATGCGATAGTCCGGCGCGAGCTGTTCGAGGGTTTCACGCACGAAAGGAAGTGTTTCGACAGGATGCGCATGCATCTCCCTGCCGGCAGACAGGATTTGCTCAATCACGCGCGCCGGAACGCGTTCATCCGTCACTTCAATCGCGGTTTCCACCATCGACAGGGTAAAGCCCTTGATCCCGAACCCGTAGACCTTGAGGTTGCGTCTCTCCGCAGCCAGAAGTCTTTCGCGGAGATGGTCGGGCTCAGCGAAATCGATGAGGAGTTCGGTGAAGCGCTCTTCCGTCAGCTTGAAAAAGCGCTCGTTCTCCCAGAGCGTGTCATCGGCATCGAAGCCGAGTGTAGTCACTTTCATGGTTACTCCATTTAGGCCAATATCGGCATCCGAAGCATCAGGCCATCTGCAGGATCTCATTCTGCCTCAGATTCTCCACCATGAAATCCACCAGCGCCCGCACTTTTGCCGAGGCGATGCGACCTTCCGGATGAACCACGTGTACGGGAACCGGGACCGGTCTGAAGGCATCAAGGACCGTCTTTAACGTACCGTCCCGGATACCCGCTGCAACCTGATAGGACAGCAGCCGCGAAATCCCCCATCCGCCGCGCAGAAGTTCAAGAATTGCATCGTTCGTATTGAGCGCCAGACGCGTTTCGGATTCGAAGACGAAAGGCTTTCCGTTCTGCATGAAGGTCCAGGAGATCCGGCTGCCAAATGCAAGCGGGTTGATAAGGCGATGGTCGGCAAGATCGGAGGGATGTTCCGGTGATCCGTGCTTTTCGAAATAAGCCGGAGCCCCTACGACCACGCGGCAGACCGATCCCACGCGGATCGCCGTCAGGGATGAGTCCGGTAGCTCCCCGATGCGGATGGCGACATCCAGCCCCTCCTCTACAACATTCACGACCCGGTCGACGAACAGGGTTTCGGCCGTGACGTCGCCGAACTTGTCGAGAAACGCTCCGAGTATGGGTGTAACGACGTGACAGCCGAACAGGACAGGCGCTGTCACCCGGATGTGTCCTCTTGGGGCCTGGGGGGAGCCTCCGACCGATTCTTCAGCCTGCTCGAGCGCATTCAGGATTGAACGCCCGTCCGCCAGCAGCCTGCGGCCGTTTTCGGTCAGGCGAACGGACCGGGTCGTGCGGACAAGGAGCCGGGTATTCAGACGCGCCTCAAGCGCGGAGACCGCGCGCGTGACCGCAGGCGGCGACATGGCAAGTAGCCGCGCCGCAGCGGCAAAACCGCCCGTTTCAGCGACTTTCACAAAGACCTGTAACTCGCGAAATCGATCCATCGTTAATTCCGGAAATTGGAATAGTTTTTTCCATTATATGCGCATTCATTCTTTTATCGGAATAGACGATCTGAATTGGGCGCCGGAGATCACTGCTTCCCCAATCCATAACCGCCGGCGATGAAAGGATCTGACATGAGCCGTATTGCCAAAATCACCACGGAAACCGCAAACAATGAACAGAGCGCCCTGCTCGATGCCATTAAAGGCAAGCTGGGTATGGTGCCCAATTTCCTCGCCGTTCTCGCCCAGTCGCCGACAGCGCTGACATCCTTCCTCGGCCTGCATGAAATCGCCGGCTCAGGAGCCCTCGACGCACAGACCCGGGAACGGATCGCCATTGCCCTCGCCGACCGGAACAGCTGCCAGT belongs to Nisaea sp. and includes:
- a CDS encoding PAS domain S-box protein: MESKRSVPLVLVIASFILFTAVFGIALYILIDRHEQSEREMGALRTAENLTQGISAFRSYYSERVLPRAIEAGSDIAHGPDAEGGKALLPFTMAMDFSRFLRERGAQLNYTLFSRHPFPGREDRALDDVEGQALDRLEEHEVKSVAVQSRIDGRDVIRYFTPVLMAQSCVDCHNSHPESPKKDWTVGAVRGVQEVVIPVDAASGSSGETDESFANILFLVVTGLLGLSGFVCFLLYRDRQAVIALGRMADLERGKNVELAETALKLEEGMARLNAVLENAADAVITIDADGIIESVNGATEQIFGYPRGELIGRNVKVLMPESYASRHDGYIRNHLETGESRIIGVGREVEGRRADGTVFPLDLSIGRVAVGGRKIFTAILRDIGERRKSEETERMLSLVASRTDNAVIITDRNGITEWVNEAFERISGYAPKEIIGKKPGMLLQGDKTDPRAVERISAALSEARGFSEELVNYSKNGTPYWVSIDVQPVHDSAGTVVRFIAIERDITETKEREEELRQARRQAEIVQRQLTEALDSLPDAFVIFDADDRISLFNARYKELYAASAPMIETGNRFEDVLRFGLENGQYPDAVGREDEWLAERLAAHNNPSEPVEQRLEDGRWLRIVERRTPNGGCVGFRVDITELKEKQQALDDSRLQAEVANETKSRFLATMSHEIRTPLNGVIGALSLLSEATLDKQNQQFVATGRRAAESLLSLINDILDFSKMEAERLELDPVPIDLTRIVGDVLAVLRPKAEEKGLALAEEFDPDLPTAVIADPDRLKQILFNLAGNAVKFTDKGSVTVRCRKIAIAEPSVVLRFEILDTGKGVPESEQKNLFDEFWSTGRDGGTGLGLAICRRLVDIMDGDIGVESTSGGGSLFWVELPLKQASAEAVQARQWPLVRGNERPEDIGILSGNVLLAEDNPANQLILKAMVERYGLNVETVGDGHEAVEAVRVRDYDLVLMDVNMPRMTGTEAVKAIRSMAGGKAGVPVVAVTAHVMSGDRETLISEDFDDYLGKPVHWSELGQCLAYWLSPENLGGRAAALAAPGGIEDQEEAELAEERDSQVDGRAAATVPVSAYDASTVDELVRNTSPEIAIEIMDLLAGELHKSEAELRGLLAEEKWTDVGRLAHRIKGSVANLGLKGVTNLCLHMEIAAASGRVEELPVLCETYLASIEGACDRLRLFQEELVKA
- a CDS encoding HAD family hydrolase yields the protein MKVTTLGFDADDTLWENERFFKLTEERFTELLIDFAEPDHLRERLLAAERRNLKVYGFGIKGFTLSMVETAIEVTDERVPARVIEQILSAGREMHAHPVETLPFVRETLEQLAPDYRMVLITKGDLFDQERKLAASGLGELFDAIEIVSDKTADTYSRIFSEAGQSPENAMMVGNSLKSDIVPAIAAGSWGVHIPHDLTWALEHADEPAKAKQFRRLKNVGEVPALLREIM
- a CDS encoding LysR family transcriptional regulator is translated as MDRFRELQVFVKVAETGGFAAAARLLAMSPPAVTRAVSALEARLNTRLLVRTTRSVRLTENGRRLLADGRSILNALEQAEESVGGSPQAPRGHIRVTAPVLFGCHVVTPILGAFLDKFGDVTAETLFVDRVVNVVEEGLDVAIRIGELPDSSLTAIRVGSVCRVVVGAPAYFEKHGSPEHPSDLADHRLINPLAFGSRISWTFMQNGKPFVFESETRLALNTNDAILELLRGGWGISRLLSYQVAAGIRDGTLKTVLDAFRPVPVPVHVVHPEGRIASAKVRALVDFMVENLRQNEILQMA